From a region of the Panicum virgatum strain AP13 chromosome 2K, P.virgatum_v5, whole genome shotgun sequence genome:
- the LOC120676338 gene encoding transcription factor WRKY19-like: protein MARSMESGDGGGGGLVVTELSHIKELVRQLEAHLGGSDELCRHLTTEIFSLTERSIGIITAASSSSGLDARKWEYAGLASPLPATPTSDVADGPFRSTKKRKVMEKRKQQVRVSSPRGGAGENPVDDGHSWRKYGQKEILGAKHPRGYYRCTHRHSQGCLATKQVQRTDEDPALFDVIYHGDHTCVQRPAVAAAPEHNPDANSFLQSLTAGLTVKTEGLPALAADPRGWSATAPFYLSTPTPASGCPATAERSPFSAPSTSENWGVSPATSDSNHVASYLPFEDAGWRGQNELLEVVSALVAASAPPAPAVDGLDELLDIDDVDIASFFA, encoded by the exons ATGGCGAGGTCCATggagagcggcgacggcggcggcggcgggctggtgGTGACGGAGCTGAGCCACATCAAGGAGTTGGTGCGGCAGCTGGAGGCGCACCTCGGCGGCTCCGACGAGCTCTGCAGGCACCTCACCACGGAGATCTTCTCCCTCACCGAGCGCTCCATCGGCATcatcaccgccgcctcctcctcctccggcctcgACGCCCGGAAGTGGGAGTACGCCGGGCTCGCCTCGCCCCTCCCGGCCACGCCCACCAGCGACGTCGCCGACGGGCCTTTCAGGAGCACCAAGAAGAG GAAggtgatggagaagaggaagcaGCAGGTGCGCGTGAGctcgccccgcggcggcgccggcgagaacCCGGTGGACGACGGCCACAGCTGGCGGAAGTACGGCCAGAAGGAAATTCTTGGAGCCAAGCACCCAAG GGGCTACTACCGCTGCACGCACCGCCACTCCCAGGGATGCTTGGCGACGAAGCAGGTGCAGCGCACCGACGAGGACCCGGCGCTCTTCGACGTCATCTACCACGGCGACCACACCTGCGTTCagaggccggcggtggcggcggcgccggagcacaACCCGGACGCGAACAGCTTCCTGCAGAGCCTGACTGCAGGCCTCACGGTGAAGACCGAGGGGCTGCCGGCCCTGGCCGCGGACCCGCGGGGCTGGAGCGCCACCGCGCCGTTCTACTTGTccacgccgacgccggcgagcgggtgCCCGGCGACGGCCGAGCGCAGCCCGTTCTCCGCGCCGTCGACGTCGGAGAACTGGGGCGTGTCGCCGGCGACCTCGGACTCGAACCACGTCGCCTCCTACCTGCCATTCGAGGACGCCGGGTGGCGGGGCCAGAACGAGCTCCTGGAGGTGGTGTCCGCACTCGTGGCCGCCAGCGCACCCCCGGCGCCCGCCGTGGACGGCCTCGACGAGCTCCTCGATATCGACGACGTGGACATCGCGAGCTTCTTTGCATGA
- the LOC120676357 gene encoding cytochrome B5-like protein, whose product SVSFVVLLGLGALFVIPRSNSNSKGDAAHLAGSGKTSRSYTMKEVSTHNTRKDCWIIIKDKVYNVTAYVEEHPGGDAILNNAGGDSTEGFFGPQHGTRVFDIIEDFCIGRLKD is encoded by the exons TCTGTCTCATTTGTTGTGCTCCTTGGACTAGGAGCCCTGTTTGTTATCCCACGGTCTAACAGCAACA GTAAAGGAGATGCAGCGCATCTAGCAGGCAGTGGAAAG ACATCTAGAAGCTATACAATGAAAGAGGTTTCCACCCACAACACAAGGAAGGATTGTTGGATAATAATAAAAGATAAG GTTTACAATGTCACTGCATACGTGGAGGAACACCCAGGTGGTGATGCCATCCTAAACAATGCTGGTGGTGATTCAACAGAGGGGTTTTTTGG CCCGCAACATGGCACGAGAGTATTCGACATCATCGAAGATTTCTGCATCGGCAGATTGAAGGACTGA